The proteins below are encoded in one region of Parus major isolate Abel chromosome 7, Parus_major1.1, whole genome shotgun sequence:
- the CNPPD1 gene encoding protein CNPPD1: MELDELLLDEEGAFSLSGFQEFTFLPRHQQLSERVRKRLYYGWDKDCSLDNLSSPVADIAVELLQKVAPSPIRRLQKKYVSHVSREACISPCSMMLALVYIERLRHRNPEYLQQISSSDLFLISMMVASKYLYDEGEEEEVFNDEWGAAGKVDVQTMNTLEMNFLSAIDWSLYTDPRELFEVLSWLEGRVAEKQGMWRGWFTYTDLCVLMEQSMWQHVLSQFYQQVVKLACLLGVVYLTGFAAIFASITVVHRSVCMRSVSAAGPRPALFPEEGRCQLDAQPAPAPGQAQPELPNVSSASCTCCLGENETTKEPRHGGVTATALYLWGSVMTALSYPKAPDLAQHRSLPQGPFRKVPTACERSNRTAPTAAPSQPGPFGLTVLPAPPVLHCRACSATAGPTWDAAPNREDWLDPLGLKQCFLHSAMDLSRIKSFIFPS; the protein is encoded by the exons ATGGAGCTGGACGAGCTGCTGCTGGACGAGGAGGGCGCCTTCTCCCTCAGTGGGTTCCAGGAGTTCACG TTCTTGcccaggcaccagcagctgAGCGAGAGAGTCCGGAAGCGACTCTATTATGGCTGGGACAAAGACTGCAGCCTGGATAATCTCTCCAGCCCCGTGGCAG ATATTGCTGTGGAGTTGCTGCAGAAAGTGGCTCCCAGTCCTATCCGCAGACTCCAGAAGAAATATGTGTCTCACGTATCTCG GGAAGCTTGCATCTCACCCTGCTCCATGATGTTGGCACTGGTTTACATTGAGAGACTTCGGCACCGGAACCCTGAATACCTCCAGCAGATCTCATCTTCAGACCTCTTCCTGATCTCCATG ATGGTGGCGAGTAAGTACCTCTATGATgagggtgaggaagaggaggtgtTCAACGACgagtggggagcagcagggaaggtggATGTCCAGACCATGAACACACTGGAGATGAACTTCCTGAGTGCTATT GACTGGAGTCTGTACACAGATCCTCGGGAGCTGTTTGAAGTGCTGAGCTGGCTGGAAGGACG TGTGGCTGAAAAACAGGGCATGTGGCGTGGCTGGTTCACCTACACAGATCTTTGTGTTCTCATGGAGCAGTCCATGTGGCAGCATGTGCTGAGCCAGTTCTACCAGCAAGTGGTGAAG CTGGCCTGCCTCCTGGGTGTGGTGTACCTGACGGGCTTCGCAGCCATCTTCGCCTCCATCACTGTAGTGCACCGGTCTGTGTGCATGAGGAGTGTCAGCGCCGCAGGCCCCCGCCCTGCGCTGTTCCCCGAGGAGGGGAGGTGCCAGCTGGATGCCCaaccagccccagcccctggccaAGCCCAGCCCGAGCTGCCCAATGTGTCCTCAGCCAGCTGCACCTGTTGCCTGGGAGAGAATGAGACGACCAAGGAGCCACGTCATGGAGGTGTCACAGCGACTGCACTCTACCTGTGGGGTAGTGTGATGACAGCTCTGTCCTACCCAAAGGCACCTGATCTAGCCCAACACAGGAGCCTCCCACAAGGTCCTTTCCGGAAAGTGCCCACTGCCTGTGAGAGATCCAACCGTACCGCCCccactgcagcccccagccagcctggccccTTCGGACTCACCGTGCTCCCGGCTCCTCCAGTGCTCCACTGCCGTGCTTGCTCGGCCACTGCGGGCCCCACATGGGATGCAGCCCCCAACCGTGAGGACTGGCTGGACCCTCTGGGGCTGAAGCAGTGCTTCTTGCATTCTGCTATGGATCTCAGTAGAATCAAGAGCTTCATTTTTCCCAGTTAG